In one Carassius carassius chromosome 14, fCarCar2.1, whole genome shotgun sequence genomic region, the following are encoded:
- the LOC132156616 gene encoding cystatin-F-like: MQEAQLLTNGNCACSLEDCSTQLVVEVLLNRKLQCKLERTSTDMRVSYQTLVLLFLAGLCSLESYPVHTFFSRPIPGALQNVSKNDTGVKEAVLTGTDSFNNKSNDAFLFRASAVDDAKRQIVKGIRYILEVEISRTVCRKRGNTDDLDHCPFQTDRLLQQTFFCHFDVWSIPWMKKMSTTDFECRSNDIF, encoded by the exons ATGCAGGAAGCTCAGCTGTTGACCAATGGGAATTGTGCTTGCTCTCTGGAGGACTGCAGCACACAGTTGGTGGTTGAAGTGTTGCTGAACAGGAAGTTGCAGTGTAAACTTGAGAGAACTTCAACAGACATGAGGGTCTCTTATCAGACTCTAGTCTTGCTTTTCTTAGCAGGCTTATGCTCACTCG AGAGCTATCCGGTTCACACATTCTTCAGCAGACCGATCCCAGGAGCTCTCCAGAACGTCAGTAAGAATGACACTGGGGTGAAGGAGGCCGTCCTGACTGGAACCGACTCCTTTAATAATAAATCCAATGATGCCTTCCTGTTCAGAGCATCAGCTGTTGATGACGCAAAGAGACAG ATAGTCAAAGGCATCCGCTATATTCTGGAAGTTGAGATCTCACGGACCGTGTGCAGGAAGAGGGGCAACACTGATGACCTCGACCACTGTCCCTTCCAGACAGACCGTCTCTtacaacag ACATTCTTCTGTCACTTTGATGTCTGGTCCATTCCATGGATGAAGAAAATGTCAACAACAGATTTTGAATGTCGTTCAAATGATATATTCTGA